The DNA window TCTCTTAAAAATTATTCCACATTAAATTCTTTTTTTGATAAATATGGAGGATATGGTAGAGAATTAACTCCTCAGGTAGATGAAAATGGTAAACCTATTCTTTTAAGTAAGAAATGTGATAGCTGTAAAAAGATTTATTCTATTTCTGACTTTTCTAAAAGTGAGGATGAACCATCTGGATATAAAAATATATGTAAATATTGTGAAGGTGTAGTGGTTGATGAATTTTTAGATGATGAAGAATTAATCAATTCCTTTTTAATATTATTAGATGAAGGTAACGACTTTAACGATGCAGTTAATGAATTAAATATTTCTAAAGAAACTATTGAGCTTTGGAACAGCAAAGGTAGGGAAAATTTTGCACCTTATAACAAATTTTATAAAGAATATAAAGATTTTTATGCACCTAAATGTGAAATCTGCGGTAAATCACTTAGGTTAGGTAGTAAAAAGACTATTTGTAAAACCTGCTCAAGAAAAATACATGCTTCTAAAAATTTAATTGAATTAAAAGAATTTGTTAGTCCAGAAATTCCATTTAGAAAGGAAGATTTGGAAAAATTGGGTTTTAATAAAATTAAAATTAAAGACTGTATCTGGTCATTACAAGAAAATGATTTGATTAATGAAAATAAAGGTGAATATTCTCTTAAAAATAAAGAAGTCCTTGATGAATTTATTTCAAAATATGGTATTGAAAATGAAGATAGTAAAGAAGAAACTCTTAAGCCTGAGAAAAAAACTTTAAAATTAAATAAAACATGTAAAATTTGTGGTGAAACATTATCTACCCGTAAATTTTATCATGATGAAAATAGTCCTGATGGTTATGAAGATTTCTGTAAAAAATGTAAAAGATTAGTTAATGCAGCAAGATCATTGAAATGGTTACTTGACCATGTAGATGCAGGAAATTCATATAATGAAAGTGAATTAAAGGAATTATACTCAACAGATTTTGAGTTTCAGTCTAATGTTTGGAGTATGCAGGATTATGATTTAATTAAAGCTGAGGCTAATGGTGAATATATCATAGCTAGTGAAAAGGAATGTAAGAAGTTTTTAGATAAATATTATGTTGAAAAAGAAAATAAAGAGACCTATTCTACTCCAAATAAAAAAATAACTAAAAATGAGGAAGTTAATGAAGAAGTTCCTGTTGATAAAAAAGAACAAATGAAAATAGTTTTAGATGCTTTAAGCAGTGGAAAAACTAAACAGGAAGCAGCTGCTCTTGCAAATATTCCTGTTTATAAGATTACTCATTGGAAAAATGAGGGCAAACAGGGAATGGGCGAAGATAATATCACTTTTTATAGGAAGTTAATTGATATTGAACTTAATAAAGAGTTAACTAAAAAGAATAATGAATCTAATAAGTTAACAACAGATAATAAAGAATCTAAGAAAAAAGATAAAGATTCAGGTGAATCTTATCCAAAAGGAATTTTAGATCCTCTTCCTAAGGAATATGAAGATTCATTTAAATCATCTAAATCAATATCAACTGGTTTTGCTTGGGTAAATAAGATTGGAAAAAATTGGGTTTATCAAAGACAAATCAATGGAAAACCTTTAAAAATTAATAATTCTAATATTTTTGAGTTATACAAAGAAATTAAAGATAAAGATTATGTATGGGGAGTACGTGATATTGAAAAAGCTAAATTATCTTTAAGATTAAATGTATATAACTCAGTTTCAGATGTTAGTAAACCAGATAGCTCATTTAATGAAAATAAATCTGATAATTCTAATGATAGTTCAAATACAAATAAAAAAGATAGTGGCCTTAACAAGCAAAATTTAACAATAACATATCTTAATAATGATTCTGAAAGTAAAAATGTAATTGTTAAGGGAATAATAAAAAATACTGAACTAATTAATGTTTTAAATCATCTGAAAGAATTTGAAAAAGAAATTGACAGATTAATATCTACATCAAAAGGGTTTGATTTAATTGATATTTTCATTGAATTGAATATAAGTAATTCTAAGATAAAACTATTTGAAGATAAAATGAATTAGTTAAAAGTAATCAATTTAATACATATTATACTAAAGCAGTAAATGAAAGTAAACATTAAGAAAAAAGAAGAGATATAATAATTTATTTTATACCTACATAATTTAAAATAGCTTTTATATCTTCTTCTTCCAATACTTCTGAAGATCTCTCGTAGCATTCAGCTATAACTTCTTTAATATCAATATCTGGGGTGTCCCATACACTTTGAATAAATTCATAACCATATTCTTCAGCTACTTTTTTTAATACAAATGCAGACATGTAAATATCATCTATATATCCGTAAGGGCCGTAAATTTGTTCTGGAATAACATCCATTGGAGCCACATAATATGCAATTGCTCCACAAATATCCCTTCTGATTTCTAAATTAATATCTTCTTCCAAAAGATTACATAATAATTTAAATAAATTAGGTCCACAGTCAATAAATGCAGCATATTCACCATTATATGAATCTAAATTATCAAGAAGAGTATCATAAAAATTTTTAAATGTTTCTTCCATATGTAACACCTATAATAATATTTAATATAAAATTATTTAATTTTTTATATTTATTTATTCACACTTGAAAGTAGTTTATTTAATACAACAACACCATCATCAGTTAATTTGTAAAGTCTACCTTTACGAGCTTCTTCATTAATACAAACAACTAATTCTTCATTTTTTAATTCACTTAATACTTTACTAATATGATTGGTTCTAATTTCTGCATCTTCACTAATTTCTTTTGGTGTTTTAATTGAAACACCTATTGCTATCATTGTCTTGAATCTATAACTTGAAGTGTTTACATATGCACATTTTATTAATATTTCATCATCATTCATGATATAATGTTGTATAAATTTAATAATAAAATTTATGATATACTTTTCAATAACTAGTCTTTAAAATAAGTAATATATCTACATATTATGATGCTTTTTTATATTATTCTAAGTTAATTAAAAAATTATTAAAATAGCTATTATTAAATCATAGTTTATTAACATAAAATAAAGAATTTTTATAGCTATTGTCTTTTTAATGCTATAAATTGAATTAAAGTTTAAATTAATTTTTTTTAAAAAAAGAATTAGATTTACTTTTCAAAAGTAAATCCATGATTTTGAGCTTTGGTTACTAAAATACGTGATTCGTCACCAATTATTTCAGTAGTTGCTTCAACAATATCCTTGTTTTCATCGTCAAATACAGTGTAAAGAGTAGGACCAAATGAACTGATTCCCACACCATAAGCTCCTGCTTCTTCCATAGCTTGCATAACAGGTAAAAAAGTAGGATCTAATGAATGTTCTAATTTATTGAATCCAACTTTTTGAAGCTCAGAAATAGCCCATCCAAAGTTTTTAATATCTTTTTCAAGTAAGAATGGTATAAGGTTCATTAAAATTAAATGTGAAACTTTTTCCACTTCATCTCTAGGAATAGGACAATGGGTTTGGAAGATATTAACTTCCTGATCTCCATTAATATACTTTTCAACTTTTGGCTGTGCTAAAAGGATATTCCATTCTTCAGGGAATTCATATCTTGCAATCAATTGAGGAGGTTTAGCAGTTGATGCTGAGGAAGGTAAAAAACCAGGTTTTTCTTCTAAACTATGTCCTCCGTCAACAATAAAACCACCAAGTTCATGTGCAAAGGTACCAATACCTGATGTGCCTCCTCTGCATACAACTGAACTTAATTGTCTTGTATTAACATCAATTCCCATTGTTTCAGTAATTAAATGTGCAGTAGCTACTGCTATTTGAGTTCCAGATCCTAACCCTGAATGAGGATGATAAGCAGATTTAACAGTAAAATGAAAACCAGAATCAATATTAAAATAATCTAAGGCTCTTTGAGCAGCAGCAGGTATTTTAATGGAACATTCATCAATAGCTTCCTGATCTGTTATGCTGTCATCAAATTCAAAGGTTACTCCACTTTCAGTCTCTTCACTTTCTAAAACAAATTGAGGTTCTTGAATTGCAAGGCCAATACCACCATCAATTCTTTTATAAGAACCGTTTAAGTCTATAAGAGACATGTGCAATCTTGAAGGTGTCTTAATAATCATTTTTTTCCATCTCATGTGTTTAAATAACTTAAGTTTCATTAAGTTTTCTAATACTTTATCTATTTAAATAGTAATATAAATAGTTTTTTATATAACATGAGATTTTTTAATAAAAAATAAGTAGAATAGTTCTTTTTTTAATAAAAGAACTATACTTTAACTTTTAAGCTATTTACATAAAGAGAGAAAAATTATTCATTTTCTAATTTTTCTATAATTTTTTGAGCAACATATTCACCGGATAAAAGCATTCCACCAAATATTGGACCCATACGTTGAGAACCGTGCACAGCATTAGCTGCCATTCCAGTAACCCATAAACCGGGATAAACTTCAGTTACATTGTCTAAAATTTTCCCTTCAGCGCGATCTGCCCACATGGATTTTTCACCCATGATTTTACCAGTTTCTGTTTTAAGATTAGCGCCCATTTTCTGCTCAACAATTTTTGTAATTTCTGTAGGGTGTCCAGTTGCATCAATAACAGCTTTAGCTCTTACAGTTAATGGATCTATATGTAAACCAGACATTTCAACTGAACTCCAGTTTAATACAATACCATTGATTCCATTTTCTCTTACCATTAAATCCTCAATAGACATTAAATTAAATATTTTAAGACCTGCTTGGGTAGCTTTTGAACATAAAGTAGATGTACATTCAATTGAATCAACAGTATAATAATTATCTTCAAATTTTTTAGATTTGATGCCAAATTCATCAAGAATACGTTTGCCTTCTTCTTGAACAACAACTTTATTGAACATCATACCTCCACCCCACATTCCACCACCGATACTAAGTTTTCTTTCAAATAAAGCTACTTTATAACCTGCTTTTGCAAGATAATAACCGGCAGTAACACCAGAAGGTCCTCCACCACCAATAGCTACATCCATATCAGTGTAGTCTAAAAAATCATTCATATATTCTTGTATAATAGCTTTTGAAACAGTTATATCATCTAGTTTCTTCATAAATTCACCATTTTATTTTTAATGTTTTATTTTAAATCAAAAAAACATTAATTTTTGCAAATAATGGTATATTGATATACTTATTAAAGTTAACTACACCTTTAAATTTAAGATATAAAATGTTGATTTTTTTTTATATGATTAATATTTTCACTGTTTTTTTACTCTTTTTAATAACAATTTATAATTATTTTATCATCATAACTTTATTTCTTAATTTTAATTGAATATTATTTAATTTAGATTTCATAAAACAAAATAATTATTTAAATTTTCTAATTTTTATTTTATTTAATTCAAAAATTTTATTAAAAAATTAAATAATTTAAGAAGATTTAAATACACATGTAATTAATATAGAGTAACATGTATGATTATTTCAAATTAATTTTTTTATTAATTTTTAAAAGTTATACATAATTTTAAATCATGGGGGTTATTTTATTAAATATACTAAGTCCATTATTTTGTTTATCTTAGTAGTATTATTATCTCTTTCAGCTGTTTCAGCTGCAGATATAGATGCTGCAATAGATAACGAAATAGATGTTTCTGATATCTCTAATTCAGAACCCATTGAGACTAATCCAAATGATGATATATCATTAGAAGCAGATGGAACTTTTACAGATTTATCTTCTCAAATTAACTCTGCTAGTCCTAATGAAACCATTACTTTGGATAAAGATTACTATTGGGATGGATCTGGAAATTATGGAGGTATTGAACTTAAAGAGGCTATAACTATTGATGGACAAGGACACACCATTG is part of the Methanobrevibacter woesei genome and encodes:
- a CDS encoding YkvA family protein; this encodes MEETFKNFYDTLLDNLDSYNGEYAAFIDCGPNLFKLLCNLLEEDINLEIRRDICGAIAYYVAPMDVIPEQIYGPYGYIDDIYMSAFVLKKVAEEYGYEFIQSVWDTPDIDIKEVIAECYERSSEVLEEEDIKAILNYVGIK
- a CDS encoding transcriptional regulator, giving the protein MNDDEILIKCAYVNTSSYRFKTMIAIGVSIKTPKEISEDAEIRTNHISKVLSELKNEELVVCINEEARKGRLYKLTDDGVVVLNKLLSSVNK
- a CDS encoding beta-ribofuranosylaminobenzene 5'-phosphate synthase, translated to MIIKTPSRLHMSLIDLNGSYKRIDGGIGLAIQEPQFVLESEETESGVTFEFDDSITDQEAIDECSIKIPAAAQRALDYFNIDSGFHFTVKSAYHPHSGLGSGTQIAVATAHLITETMGIDVNTRQLSSVVCRGGTSGIGTFAHELGGFIVDGGHSLEEKPGFLPSSASTAKPPQLIARYEFPEEWNILLAQPKVEKYINGDQEVNIFQTHCPIPRDEVEKVSHLILMNLIPFLLEKDIKNFGWAISELQKVGFNKLEHSLDPTFLPVMQAMEEAGAYGVGISSFGPTLYTVFDDENKDIVEATTEIIGDESRILVTKAQNHGFTFEK
- a CDS encoding sulfide-dependent adenosine diphosphate thiazole synthase is translated as MKKLDDITVSKAIIQEYMNDFLDYTDMDVAIGGGGPSGVTAGYYLAKAGYKVALFERKLSIGGGMWGGGMMFNKVVVQEEGKRILDEFGIKSKKFEDNYYTVDSIECTSTLCSKATQAGLKIFNLMSIEDLMVRENGINGIVLNWSSVEMSGLHIDPLTVRAKAVIDATGHPTEITKIVEQKMGANLKTETGKIMGEKSMWADRAEGKILDNVTEVYPGLWVTGMAANAVHGSQRMGPIFGGMLLSGEYVAQKIIEKLENE